A window of the Thalassospira indica genome harbors these coding sequences:
- the era gene encoding GTPase Era: MNEVPTPVAEDRLPYQQRCGFVALVGAPNAGKSTLLNQLVGTKVSIVSPKVQTTRTRVRGIVMTEDAQIVFIDTPGIFAPKRRLDRAMVKAAWNGADDADLVVLVIDAGSGITDEDLAIIKTLKEQNRKAILALNKVDKVSDKEKLLRLSQDLFAHEVFTDVFMISAKKGAGTQDLVNFLAAKMPDGPWMFPEDDVSDMPLRLLAAEITREKLYYQLQQELPYSATVETELWEERKDGSVKLEQTIFVEREGQKAIILGKGGKRIKALGSDARKELEAIFERRVHLFLFVKVRENWGDDPNRFAMWGLDHNA; encoded by the coding sequence ATGAATGAGGTTCCCACACCGGTGGCCGAAGACAGATTACCTTATCAGCAACGTTGTGGCTTTGTGGCCCTTGTTGGTGCGCCGAATGCCGGCAAATCGACACTTTTGAACCAGTTGGTTGGTACGAAAGTGTCCATCGTCTCGCCGAAGGTCCAGACGACACGAACGCGCGTGCGCGGTATCGTCATGACCGAAGACGCGCAGATTGTTTTCATTGATACGCCGGGCATCTTTGCACCCAAACGCCGTCTTGACCGCGCGATGGTCAAGGCAGCCTGGAATGGGGCAGATGACGCGGACCTTGTTGTTCTGGTGATTGATGCCGGAAGCGGCATCACGGACGAAGACCTGGCCATCATCAAGACGCTTAAGGAACAGAACCGCAAGGCGATCCTGGCGTTGAACAAGGTAGACAAGGTATCGGACAAGGAAAAGCTTCTGCGTCTGTCGCAGGACCTGTTTGCTCATGAAGTCTTTACCGACGTCTTCATGATTTCGGCCAAGAAGGGGGCGGGCACGCAGGATCTGGTGAATTTCCTTGCCGCCAAGATGCCCGATGGCCCTTGGATGTTCCCGGAAGATGATGTTTCGGATATGCCGCTGCGACTGCTTGCGGCCGAAATTACCCGTGAAAAGCTTTATTACCAGCTTCAGCAGGAACTTCCGTATTCGGCAACGGTCGAGACCGAGCTTTGGGAAGAGCGCAAGGATGGATCGGTCAAGCTTGAGCAGACCATCTTTGTCGAGCGTGAAGGCCAGAAGGCGATCATCCTTGGCAAGGGTGGTAAACGTATCAAGGCGCTTGGCAGTGACGCCCGCAAGGAACTTGAAGCCATTTTCGAACGCCGGGTACATTTGTTCCTGTTTGTGAAGGTGCGTGAAAACTGGGGCGATGATCCCAACCGCTTTGCCATGTGGGGTCTTGATCACAACGCCTGA
- the rnc gene encoding ribonuclease III: MSDGLPVIAEIDHGFSNPDLLRVALTHRSAAKGKDMLSGGNERLEFLGDRVLGLVVAEMLYTRFGREREGAMAKRFVALVRRETLARVAEQIKLGEHIQMAKGERAAGADTNPAILSDCMEAVIAALYLDGGLEPARRFIEKLWTPLLDEANKPPQDAKTQLQEWLQGRGKPLPKYEMVGREGPAHAPLFTIELTTGDGDSVSAEGKSKREAEQLAAKLMLDKLSDE; the protein is encoded by the coding sequence ATGAGCGACGGCCTGCCGGTGATCGCCGAGATTGATCACGGTTTTTCCAATCCCGACCTTTTGCGTGTGGCACTGACCCATCGCAGTGCTGCCAAGGGCAAGGATATGCTAAGCGGCGGCAACGAGCGCCTTGAGTTCCTTGGCGACCGTGTGCTGGGTCTTGTCGTGGCCGAGATGCTTTATACCCGGTTCGGGCGTGAGCGCGAAGGTGCCATGGCCAAACGGTTTGTCGCACTGGTGCGCCGCGAGACGTTGGCGCGCGTGGCAGAACAGATCAAACTGGGTGAACACATCCAGATGGCCAAGGGTGAACGCGCAGCAGGGGCGGATACCAATCCGGCGATTTTATCTGATTGCATGGAGGCGGTGATTGCCGCACTCTATCTTGATGGTGGTCTTGAACCGGCGCGGCGTTTCATTGAAAAGCTGTGGACGCCGCTTTTGGATGAAGCCAACAAGCCGCCGCAGGATGCCAAAACGCAATTGCAGGAATGGCTGCAAGGGCGGGGCAAGCCGTTACCGAAATACGAGATGGTCGGCCGTGAAGGCCCGGCCCACGCGCCGTTATTTACCATCGAACTGACCACCGGCGACGGTGACAGTGTCAGTGCCGAAGGCAAATCGAAACGCGAAGCGGAACAACTCGCCGCAAAATTGATGTTGGATAAACTTAGTGATGAATGA
- the lepB gene encoding signal peptidase I codes for MEKLVHKKKTGGLLDTLKTVFWAVIIALMVRTFAFEPFNIPSGSMIPTLLVGDYLFVSKFSYGYSKHSMPFSLPIIPGRVFESEPERGDVVVFKLPSDTSQDYIKRVIGLPGDTVQVKEGRLYINNKMIERERIEDYILTDGGGRSAAVPQYIETLPNGRVHRILEMFGDQGPSDNTEAFTVPEGHFFMMGDNRDNSADSRAFPSRFRFVPIENLVGRAEFLFYSKDSSQPVYDLGSIRFDRLFQGVN; via the coding sequence ATGGAAAAGCTTGTGCATAAGAAGAAAACGGGTGGTTTGCTCGATACCCTGAAGACCGTTTTCTGGGCCGTTATCATTGCACTTATGGTTCGGACCTTTGCTTTCGAACCGTTTAATATTCCGTCTGGCTCGATGATCCCGACCTTGCTGGTTGGTGATTACCTGTTTGTGTCGAAATTCTCTTATGGGTATTCGAAGCACAGCATGCCATTCAGCCTGCCGATCATTCCGGGCCGTGTATTTGAAAGCGAGCCGGAACGTGGCGATGTGGTTGTCTTTAAACTGCCGTCTGATACCTCGCAGGATTATATCAAGCGTGTGATTGGTCTGCCGGGCGATACGGTTCAGGTCAAAGAGGGTCGCCTCTACATCAACAACAAGATGATCGAGCGTGAGCGTATCGAGGATTACATCCTGACCGATGGTGGCGGGCGATCAGCCGCGGTGCCGCAATATATCGAAACCCTTCCCAATGGCCGCGTGCATCGCATTCTTGAAATGTTTGGCGATCAGGGACCGAGTGACAACACCGAAGCTTTCACCGTTCCCGAAGGTCATTTCTTCATGATGGGCGACAACCGTGACAATTCGGCTGACAGCCGTGCGTTCCCGTCGCGCTTCCGGTTTGTTCCGATTGAAAACCTGGTTGGTCGCGCAGAATTCCTGTTCTATTCCAAGGACAGCTCCCAGCCGGTTTATGACCTTGGCAGCATCCGCTTTGATCGCCTGTTTCAGGGGGTTAACTGA
- the acpS gene encoding holo-ACP synthase produces the protein MIIGIGTDLCDIRRIEATLERHGERFMKRVFTDIEIARAKRKPHRTASSLAMAFAAKEACSKALGTGFRRGVYHNTMGVVHQPSGKPDMVLIEGAQARLEELTPDGKTASVYVTLTDEYPMANAVVVISAD, from the coding sequence ATGATCATTGGGATTGGCACAGATTTATGCGATATCCGTCGGATAGAGGCTACTCTTGAACGCCATGGTGAGCGTTTCATGAAGCGTGTCTTTACCGATATCGAGATTGCGCGTGCCAAACGCAAGCCGCACCGGACTGCTTCGTCGCTGGCCATGGCGTTTGCCGCCAAGGAAGCCTGTTCAAAGGCGCTTGGGACCGGTTTTCGTCGCGGTGTTTATCATAACACCATGGGTGTGGTACATCAGCCCAGCGGCAAGCCCGATATGGTTTTGATTGAAGGTGCGCAAGCACGACTTGAAGAATTGACCCCGGATGGGAAAACTGCCTCTGTGTATGTGACCCTGACGGACGAATATCCGATGGCCAATGCGGTCGTTGTGATTTCGGCAGATTGA
- a CDS encoding pyridoxine 5'-phosphate synthase — protein sequence MNAKLRLGVNIDHVATIRNARGGDLPDPVRAAELAKAAGADGITAHLREDRRHIRDADMQRLREEVDLPLNFEMAATDEMLAIAIQTKPHAVCLVPEKREERTTEGGLDVAGGHNHLKRFVSDLGDAGIRVSLFIEASEAQLDAAKSLGAPVVEIHTGAYCDAKTDEERARELDRIRHAVQYGAGIGLEIHAGHGLNFETVKPIAAMPEIAELNIGHFLIGEAVFVGLEAAIAEMRRLMDEARTQAGYA from the coding sequence ATGAATGCGAAGCTGCGCCTCGGGGTCAATATTGACCATGTTGCGACCATTCGAAACGCCCGCGGCGGCGATTTGCCTGACCCGGTGCGGGCAGCAGAACTTGCCAAGGCGGCCGGTGCGGATGGTATCACGGCACATTTGCGCGAAGACCGTCGCCATATCCGTGATGCGGATATGCAGCGCCTGCGCGAAGAAGTTGATTTGCCGCTTAATTTCGAGATGGCGGCAACCGATGAAATGCTGGCCATCGCAATTCAGACCAAGCCGCATGCGGTGTGCCTGGTGCCGGAAAAACGCGAAGAACGCACGACCGAAGGCGGGCTGGATGTTGCCGGTGGGCATAATCATCTGAAACGTTTTGTCTCGGACCTTGGTGATGCCGGCATTCGCGTTTCATTGTTTATCGAGGCATCCGAAGCACAGCTTGACGCGGCCAAAAGCCTTGGCGCGCCGGTGGTGGAAATCCATACCGGGGCCTATTGTGATGCGAAGACCGACGAAGAACGTGCCCGCGAACTGGACCGTATCCGCCATGCTGTGCAATATGGGGCAGGGATCGGACTTGAAATACATGCCGGTCACGGTTTGAATTTCGAAACCGTCAAGCCGATTGCCGCCATGCCGGAAATTGCCGAGCTTAATATCGGGCATTTCCTGATTGGTGAGGCGGTGTTTGTCGGGCTTGAAGCGGCGATTGCCGAAATGCGCCGTTTGATGGATGAAGCACGCACGCAGGCAGGTTATGCGTAA
- a CDS encoding DUF2062 domain-containing protein codes for MVWPRGGWRRSSQYFAHRVARLPGSPYSIASGFAIGAAVSFTPFIGFHFVISTLLSLLTRSNVVASLLGTVVGNPWTFPFIWLWLYTCGNWILGAHSASSTVHFDMAVLWEFVVLGLNYVGGGLIFGNWDVSDQQALGQLWASIVDIIWPMVVGCIPTTIVIWILFYFPIRRAVVIYRHNRILRRMKKTERHGLGPMLESAKEKIGTAAKHATKKQDETS; via the coding sequence GTGGTATGGCCGCGCGGCGGATGGCGTCGTTCGTCACAGTATTTTGCCCATCGGGTCGCCCGTTTGCCCGGATCGCCCTATAGCATCGCATCGGGTTTTGCGATCGGGGCGGCGGTGTCTTTCACGCCGTTTATCGGGTTCCACTTTGTCATCTCGACACTGCTGAGCCTTTTGACGCGCAGTAACGTGGTGGCGTCGCTTTTGGGCACAGTGGTTGGCAATCCCTGGACGTTTCCGTTTATCTGGTTGTGGCTTTATACCTGTGGCAACTGGATCCTTGGCGCGCATTCGGCAAGTTCGACAGTGCATTTCGATATGGCGGTGCTGTGGGAATTTGTTGTCCTGGGCCTGAACTATGTCGGCGGCGGGCTTATTTTCGGCAATTGGGATGTCAGCGATCAGCAGGCACTGGGGCAACTTTGGGCCAGCATTGTTGATATCATCTGGCCGATGGTGGTTGGCTGTATTCCGACAACGATTGTTATCTGGATACTGTTTTACTTCCCGATCCGCCGTGCGGTTGTGATTTATCGCCATAACCGCATCTTGCGCCGGATGAAAAAGACCGAGCGCCATGGCCTTGGCCCGATGCTTGAAAGTGCCAAGGAAAAGATCGGAACTGCCGCAAAGCACGCCACCAAAAAGCAGGATGAAACATCATGA